One Glycine soja cultivar W05 chromosome 7, ASM419377v2, whole genome shotgun sequence genomic window, ATTCTTTTTTGGGCCATGCAAAGCAAAATCACTACATGCATAATCGGATCATAAAAGaaaccaataaataaataaaacgacATCTTAATTAAGaatcaaatatgaaaaaaaaaacgaagttTAATTTGTATAGAAGAGAACCATAGTGGgaagatgaaaaatatacatggggaaatatataataaataatgggATACTACAACATATATTAGTTTACAATttaaccagaaaaaaaaagaagtataatCGCAACAATATATATCCAGTATACACAGTTGCTCTTGGGGATAAGAAACAATGCATCTTATTAGAATTGGTATGCGAAATGGGCAAACCGATAAGACAAAGAATATCATTAAAAATTCTGTTGatgtttctaaaagttataGCTATGCCCGATGCCAATGTATTGTAACATTCCCACTCTTGATATCACCAATTCGGATTGTTGGACGACAACATACTTTATGCACTAATCCttactaataaattattttccatcAAAAAACGAACTTTGGTCTAATGTTGGTTGTGACTTATGAGCCCCACGTAACGTTATAATTCTTTCTTCAATCCCAATATTTTTGGTACGTTAgtgaaaattttacattaagaCACACTTGATAATTAGAGATATATACATGCACAAACGTTAACACACATAGTTGGTGAGGTTTTAAACATAGTAAATAACTGATAAGTCATTATAAAAAAGATAGATATGTAGGAGTAGGACCACCCAACTGGTAAAACTACCATCTcacaatattaataataacttCAAGTTTAGAAAGTAAACGAACAATgagaatagaaaaaggaaaacaatcTAACTTAGCTACACTACAATctaaccaaaatcaaaatataatagaatGGAAAGTGTTGGTGGGATTTTTGGGTACACTTTTCATGAAGGTTTGATATCACACCTTAATTAGTGTCCACAACCACAGTACACACAAGGACCATCAACACAAACTTAGCTGTTTTCAAGGGCCTCTTCTAGTTGGAAAGCTAGTCAATTAGGTTGCTTTTCTACGTACACTTTAGACAGAGAGATAACAACCTTCCAATTTGGTTACCCATGTGATGACCAACGCAATTCACCTAGACCTACTTTTACAACTCCTATGTTTCTTGTGCTATATAAATAGAAGTTTCTTCTATATGTCAGCTAATTTTGCTAAGAATGCCCGTAAATGGATATGGTGGTTGATCATAAGAAAGCATTAATGAATGTCTTCTTAATCACTCAAAGATTTATTGCTATTTGTAGGATTTTGAaacaatatataattgaatttgGTGGATGTTAAGTAGGATATGTAGATTGTAAAAGAAGTAAACTAACACTTGCACTGTTATTGCCTCCTATTATGGGAAAGGGTGTGATTTAATGACTAGAAAACAAAGTGTTGGCTTCTTGGCATTCGCGGAGCTATACTGCAGGGACAGGGGAGCCATGGTCCCtccaaagttttttaaaattataaacatatatttctataataatatgattaataaaaatttaattatttctaatacctagtttcttttaccttaacTCAATTAACTTAGTATTTTGGACAAAAGTTCTTTCTTTAACGAAAATTGAAAGTCCATCATCTGTTGTTTCTCTTTTGGTCAATTATAGTTTTAACATTTTCAAGGATTTCTGATACTTTTTTCTTAACACAAACTTTCAGATTAattgcttttctttctttttcattttttattctctgaACACTTAATATGTAACTTAGTTTCAACAATATCAATAGActtgtttttcatatttgcaCGATTTATCTTCACTAGTAtatatgtgtttttattttcgatatttagttatttttaaatatatattatctcaATTATGTTattgacttatttttttattttcatataaattcaGTGACTCACTAACTTTTTTAAGCACCGTTATTGCTCTTGTTTTCCATCTTGGTATTATTATTGTGCAAACCTATGCTTTGATAAAATGATCACTTTCCTTCTAAAATATGTAATGCttaacatataatattttttttctatcttaatGCTCAATTTTTATGGATGTTCAAGTAtatgattataaattttatctatttttatttgtaataattatgtaaataatttgtaatttttttatgtaattgatCATTTTTTCAAGTTTGTATTTATATTACAACTTAATATGGTATTACATATCAAAgatatacattaaaatttattttggttcTCCCAAAATTTTAGTTCAAGCTCCGGCTGATTATTGGGGTTGCTAACATACAAATGTGAAAGCATGAAACCACAGTTATATATTGTCCACTTGGCATGATAAGAGACATTTGTAAGTTGTAACTCTAGTTTAGCTAGACGTCCCTTTGCTTCGACCTTGATTTTTTGACTTCTCATTCATTAGCAAGGAAACGTTTTTGTTGCTCTTTCTTAATTTGGCACACAATTAAACAAGGTTTTAAACTAAACATCACTGTCCACCATTTAATAGTTAAATAGAAATATTATTAGTAACTCATTCAAGTACTTATACagtcaagaaaaaagaaaaaaaaagaagtatatgatataaataatgcaattaatttaatgtgacataattaatagatatataattttatttcttaaacatGTAATTATGAGTATGAAAAATATGTGTTGAGATTCCACTAGAAAtactttgattaaaaaaatacaatgaaaaagagataaataacataactctttgatgtaaaattaattttattggacGTAGCTGTTTATATCTAGAGCTATCGAAGTTTGAATTCAATCCGTTTCCTGTTTTGATTGTCAATGAAAATCATTTGATTGTTGACTACATATGAAATTTATACGCAATGGGATTTATCTAAAACTTTATACTTGAGTGATTAGCTTTACTCAtccttttactttattttattttatttttaatgagcaCTTGATTTTGGCATCAAATTGTCAATTAGATTATATTGCCTTAgtagtgaaataaaatatttcaattttaattttccaaAAGATGGCTTTCActgataaacatatttttttccttttgggaAAAAAATGTGCATTCTGACTTCAGAATTAAAACGAGCAATGAAAAAACATTGCAACAGAACAACTAAATTAAGTATTACTAACATCAAACCCATGTGAAATGTACATTGCAAAAGGTACTGAACATCATGATTACATTTACAGCCTGCCATAGTGCAATACAGAGAAGGGGTTGGGATGGGGGGAAGCTGATAAAAAACTTCTTTTAAAATGAAGGCAATTCAAAtcttttctataatttattcatatatacaaaaagatcaaataatcatatctaaatattataacacaattataaacatatttatataacttGATCCATTGTTGAATGATTAAATCTTGGCATCTTGGTTAAATATAATTCttccaaattattttaatatacattatatattttgagAGTTGTAATAACAAATGTAGACTGTGAATcacttaaacaaaaataataataattaggatCAAATTTCTTGGAAATTTAAGGTATGTTTGGATTAGGTTTGaacctatatatatatgccgACCTTCAATTAAACATCATAAATCCAGTTAttcgtgtaatttttttttagaaggcGGCAACATCGTTATTGGATAAATCTGTCGATTAGTAACAAAATAGTGCACAAGGGATTCTTGAATTGCAGCTCTTACGAGTCTTACgaaatactaaaattttaaagactaaTTTCATTGGaggtttgacaaagagagtggGGTTTATGATGATATCAATGCATTAAcaaatacaaatcaaatgaaataTAAGTTGAAATAGTATGAACAttatatttaaagtattttttatttctctaattattggtacaattttaaataatgttaaCTTATGCAACTTgacttttaacaataaaaaattgacaaccaaaTTTTATATTCGAGAGTCAAATCCATATATCGCTGAGAAACAGAAACTATTGGTTTCGAGGTGGTTGAATTATTAAAgcgatttgaatttttttgggaTTCGAATTATTAAAGCGATTTCCAATTTCAACTAGAACAAAGATGAAACAATTGAAATCCCACTGCAAAATATCTTTACATTGGATTGCTTAAAGATTGATAAAAAAGTAATCGTGGAGAAAATATCTGAACGTGATCTTATAGTTGGGAATTGGACTGACCATAAATAAGTTTTGGGGGCACAGCTTAATCATAAGCTGTTATTTTTATGTGATCAACAACTGAGAAGTCTCTTTATATCTACAAACGACAAAGGAGGGGGGAAAAACGAAAGTACCTTAGCAGAACCACCATTACTTGTGCTAAACAAATTTGCTAATTGTGAAGTTTCCTAATGATTGCAAGAAATGACAAAGTTATATAGCTTTTGAGCgaataaataaaaagggttAAGGGCTTTAAATCATTTTGTCTAATCTCAACTTAGGTGGAGAATTTTGCATTAGGACCTGTTCGACAGTGTTTTGCCAGCTAAGCATTTTCTGCTTTGATGAGTTATTCATGTTAGAGCTAGTGGTTCCATTTGTTTAGCTTGATTAACAAGACATTTATTGATGGAGATTTAAGACTCGTGTGTGCATTGGCCAATAAATTGTTCCAGATTATCTAATTATTGGTGCTATATTGTTAAATGCAGAGGGGTACTAGAATACTAACCAGTTTTGCGTGGAGAGGTTCAGATAAAGCTTATATTCAAGGAAAGCTAAATAGGACATGCCAAATCATTACTGACATAATAAGGAGTTGTGTACCGCACCTTGTAGACCCAAGGCCAACATATATGTGCCAGATTGTAAAGAAACCTGGGTTAGGCCAGAGTTATTAGGGCAATCCTGATTACTCTATCTGCATAatagattatatattttattttagattttattcaAGTATTGACCCAACCAAAATTTGTTTGACTATATTTAGTGTGTTttgattatgtttgattttccaaaatcatgataaaatacTTTGAAatcataaacttttttttagtgtGTAATGACGATAATGAAGATCAAACCTCTACCTAAGTCTTCATGCATCTATCTCAAACCCTCTAAACCATTAGGCTGACTAGACATCACAAACAAACTTGTATTTGCATGTACCGTCCCGTCTACACCCAAACTTTGACGGATAATTCTTGCTTTAGTTAGACATGGGTACAAGTATGGATAATACCTGATTTTTTTAAACAGGAATGGGGATGGAGACATGTATGAATACATACCTACCCCCATACTTATTCCCATATTCAACacaaataattattgaaatattcttattctattcaatttttttatagctttgttcattttttaaaaatttaattttagttttgttcaatttttaatttttttaaaacttgacttcttgaataaataatatatttagctttgttcaatttttttaaaatttatttctttatgtattttttttttgcaaaaaaatattttcttaattataggACAAATACAAATATACCAATTATAGGACAAATACAAATATACCAGATACCCAATGGGAATagggatgaaaaaaaatttctataccCATCAAAGGTAAGAATGGATACGGAAATGATTTTGAGAAAGCACCCATATGTCGGTTCCCATTGTCATGTCTAAGATCGATCCTGCTAGGTTAgtcaacataattttaattaaatatttacatgtttaatctcatattcaaaaataagtgaaaaattGATTGAGTTAAAACAACTTAGGAAGCTTTTGcaatgaacaaaaacaaaattatattgaattttactAATAACTTACTTTTAAACTAAACATTTCtaaatataaattacttttgattcaaaataaaatttacagaCATTCCCCAAAACACACTAAACCATTAGTATGAATTCCCGAGAATACAAATTTCCTGAATCTTCattgatattttaataaagCTAAAAACAGAACCaacaatgttatatatatatattgtcgtATGTTGCTAACGGGAACAAACAGATTAAAAACTTAACAACAAATTACCCCATCCAACTACAATTTAGAACCACGTTAACCAACCACATAAGCTTCGATCCTTTCTCTTCACTTTCTTAGTTTCTTTAATAAGTTTGGTAATGTTAAGGATTCACACGGCATGCCAACTTGAAGGGAAATTTTCAACGTAACTTCACTGCTTAATTAGAAGACATGACTATGTTTTAGCATAAGCCCCCAAAGATGGTTACAGGTTACAATTTAAGTCTCAACATAACGGGAGCAAAGAGCTGAATTCGATAACTTAACCGTGCCATGGTTACTACAGGATGGGGGCATAAAAGTTGAGTTCAACCACTAATCTTATTAGCTCAAACAGAATGTTTTAGGGGTGTAgtagaactaaaaataaataggaGAGAATTTTGGAAGAAATTACTAACACATGCTTTGTATAACAGTGGTGTGGGTGTTTAGTGTAGTGGAACTCATTCTTACTCTACTCTCTCAATTGTGATCTctcatagattaaaaaaaagctgAAACTAATTTTTTACCCACTTCCCACTAATACATCTTTCTACCAAGCACCAAGGCCTGAAAAATCAAAACCATTCCACTCCCcttcctattttttattttcctaaccAAGCAtacccttattttatttttttccactcTGTTCTATTAAAGGACCCGGATCTTTTCTGAAGTATCTAATGCTTAGACTTTGCTATAGAGGCAAAAATCCAAGTTataatgaaaacaacaaaaaagtaaTCAGGGACAGGATTTTGGTGGCCAGATCTCCATAAGAATACTTTCGTATCCATGCTGATTGAGGCAAACCTTTCTTCAGACTGTCCTCCCCTGTACATCAGGAAATTGTTAAGAGTCTTATCTATAGTATTCGTGACGGATTTCTGCTAGGAAGTTGGAAGATTAGTTAGTTAAGAGTTTCAAGAATCTTCATTTGTCTAATTCTGAATGATGGTGTAGCTTTCTTATTGTGTTCAAGACAaattaaaaagttcaattttttaCATTCATGTGAAATGATTCATGATAGTTTATATTCCATCAGAACTGGCACATAACTGAGCTATACCTTAAGAAGTTCTTGATTGATCCCCATAGAGAGCCAACATTTTTTATTCCCTTCCTTGAAGCGTCACCTTTTGGATCCCTTTTTATGAATTCATTGAATTTTCCTTTGGGTATCCCTGGAAAGCACAGTTGCAAAAAAATCCTGAATAATTTTTCTTGTTCATGCATGTTCAGCATAATTCTATCctattatactttttaatttcaaaagtaTGAGTAAAAGCCTAGAGGGAACTATTACCATTGTCATTAGAAGACAGTGAATCCCTTTTGCTAGATGCTCTTAGTGAAGCTAACTGCTCAACAAGTACACGTTCGGTGCCACTAGAACAAGCAGGGtttgaggataaaaaaaatcacaaatataaGAAACTTTAGATAAGTACAATTATACAAGTGACAAAAGTATTCATTTATGAGGAAGGCATCATGTGTACTGTAGACACTAAACTGTGAAGTAATATGTTCTGAAGACAATTATACTTTATTTACTTATCAATTAACTGTGAAGTCATAGAAAGGGCAATAAAGGTTCTGTCTTTTAATTGAaaagcaaataaaatatttactgaAAATTGCTGCTCTTCGGAACCACAATCAAAGTACAAAAACTCAGACTTTTAGTACATGCAAAACATTAAACAAAACAATCGATGATGAACTCTTTCTTTAGGGATATAAGAAAAGATGGTAAGAAAAATACAGACCTGATATCCTTGGGAATAAGAACATTCACAATGAAATAATGATCGCCTCGAACAGATGGTTTATTTATGTCTGGAACTCCCAAACATGACAACTTCACTGAATCTCCAGGTTGAATCCCTGAAGGAATTTGAAGATCCCGTAAACCTTCAACAGTGTCTACCTGAAGTCACCTCAGTTTGAAGTTAAAACAGCCTTCAAAGTTCAAAGACAGAAACCACAGGATATTCCTTAAAGCTATGAATGATTTAAGTACTGCACTATGCTTGAAAAGGTATTCAGAATGATTAAACTTGTATATCTGCTCTGCCATTAAGTacataaaaaatgaatcaattaATATTACCTCCAAATACAAAAGGCACAGGATATTCCTTAATTTATCAATGATTTATAAACTAAACTATGCTTGAAAAGATGTACAGAATGATTCAACTTGTATATTAGCACATCTGAAAAatggataaaaattaatattatggcCTTCTCtccaaacataaaatattatgtatataCTTTGCATATTGTCAATATTAATATCCAAATTGTCAATAGTTGGGTTTTTGACTTAACCAAGTTAAATTTAATAAGATTGAAAAATAAGGAAAGATCCCAAAAGATGATAAAATCCCTAAATAACAAACCAATGTGATTCTATGTTTTGCACACACAATGTTACTGTTTTTTATTGATGAGGGGAGAGGAGGTAACTGGTATGACCTTTTTAACTGACCCCAGTATTGCATCCGTGAAGTCAATGCTAATCTTTGAGTACAAATGAAGACCCTCTCTCCAAATTCCCTGCTTTTCATCTACATGCAGGACAACATAAAGATCCCCAGTAATTTGCCTGAAATAAAATGGGACAAATTAATAGTACTAAGATGAGTTGAATTCATAGTATTCTGACCATATTTCTGCTTCAGGTTGCAAATCAATAATAGACCTATGAAAACGATatctgatttatttttaagttatctTGTGTCTCAGATTAAGTAATATCATTTTCTATTATTACACAGATAAACCGGAATAGTGTGGTAATCTGTCATCAATAAATAATCACAGTATTAAGTGCAGCTTGTTAATTTAgtataaattgataattaagaaTAAAGGAATGAAATGGGGCAGTTCCTCAACTGTGAATATGGTCTGAATATCTACTCATTTAATGTTGTCAAGTTGACCATCCAGAAGTAGAAACAGTCTCACATTTACTTATTTAATGAACGATAATGTGAAGAAGCTCTACTTCAGACTTTATTACAAGTTAAATTTTCCTTTTATCAAACTGACAAACCCAACTAGAATTCATCCCACAGTTCACAGTATAATCAGGTCAAAACATTGTTGGAAGCAAAAATATTCACTGGAATCCTGCTAGTGCTAACctctttttatcaaaatttcctTGTCCTTGAATTTGCATTGTGTCTCCATCATTGACTCCAGGAGGAATTTCTACTTCCATTGTTTGTTTAGATTGCACCTGACCACTGCCATCACACCTTCGACATTGATCGGTGATTATTTTGCCAAGGCCACCACACTTAGAGCAGGTAGAAACCTGAATATTACATTGATACAAATATTGTATTGTTATAGTGTCTCAGgtagtttaaaaatcattggCAATACCCACTgattaaatctatttttaaattacctGAGACATCATTCCAAAGGGTGTTCTCTGAGTTTTCATTTCTCCCCCTCTGCCACCACAATTTGTGCATTGTTTAATGCAATTCTTTGATTTAGCTCCTGTACCATCACACATATTACATGTCTGAAAACAGGAAACTTCGATCTCCCTCTGTCCTCCAAATATTGATTCTTCAAAGCTCAAATGAAGGTCATATCTGCACCACAGTGAAATAAAGCTTATGCCAAATTTTACAGACATATTTGTTGGAATCAAATGAAGGTCTTATTTGTTGGAATATAACAGACAGGGACATGCATAATGTCTTCCAGTAGCATAGACACACTCTGGCTATCTTCTTTCTTATAAGTGATTTCTACTTAAAGTATAACATGTAAGGATTCTGATAATTTGCTAAGTATTCATTTATCAATCAAGTCCTAAATTCATGATACACTAGACTAAACATCCAGAGTCTTCCAATGATAATTTGTTACTTATAGATGATTATGATAATCTCTATTCAAGAATTGAATTgtgcataaataaaataaaagaaacattcTGAATTCTTACAGTAAAAAGTAGTCAACTAGTGAGCCTTTATCAATGATTGTGTTCAGAATTCTTACAGTAAAAAGTAGTAAACTTTGTAGATTATAGTGCTTTCTTGGAAATTTATTGTCCAGCAGATAACTTTTATCTGCCTGCTTTTTGGTGCTTGACCCATGGTCTTTTATAAGTATCATTCGAAAAGATTTGAGGGCTTCATTGTTCTAGTTCttctttatccttttttttttattttgtttctgtaAAACACCTCATCCTTCTGCTTGCAGTTCTTTTATCCTGTTAGATAAAATTCTTCTAATTACACACAAGGGGGAATCCCTTTGGGCAGAAGGCTAaataagaacaaataaaatttttaaaactctCACTCATAAAGGACGTATCCAATAATCACCCAGTAATCCTTTGGGAAGTATCCAGAAATTAGTCATAGTATTCAGAAGATCGTTACCGAATATCATgaacatggtttctcttgtTTCTAAAATTGAAGTTGAAGCTCCCTTCATCACCAACTCCAAATACTCCATCAGAACGACCAAAGAATGTATCGAATAAATCAAAAGGATCAACCTGATCAATTCAGAAGGCATtaacagtaaaataaaataagtaatgagGTGGGAGAAGAAAAAAGGGACAAATGGTACTTCTGTAGAAATATATCATCATATAAAAAGAGTCACAAGTTCATATTGAGATTGCAAAACGTGGAAGACGTGAATATGCACATACCCCTGGAGCACCAGTCGACCCTCCATTATCTCCTTGTAGACCTGACTCACCAAAGCGATCATATAAAGATCTTTTCTCATCATCTGATAGGACCtatatgcatgctttgttaCCACATGAATAAAAAGGGCAAATACAAATATAGTACAAATGCAGTTATCATCCATGAAGTAATACAATTATCTCTAAATTTTACTAATCAAGTCTTGTATCCCAGACAAAAAAAGATAACAATGCCAATGTTCAGATCATAAACAAAGAGAATAGgacagaaaatatataaaaaataatgcaaaagaaTGTAAAAGAAACCCCTTAATGTATCCAAAAATATGTCCTGCTGCCTGAACAAGTAGtaacaatgaaaaaataaaaagcatcatTCTAGGGAAGGAATTACCTCATATGCAGCACTTATTTCCTTGAACTTATCCTCAGCCCCAGGGCTTTTGTTCATATCTGGATGGTACTGATTCcaaaagacaaaaagaaaaaatggtcACGAAACAATTCTTCTGATTAACTTATTTGGTAAaggaacaataataattttgcgTGTAACATGCCCCCAAATTCAAGAGCCCTTTGGACTTTAAAGCAGGTATAATGCACAGGTTCACCCTAGCATGTGCTGACATTTAGCTTTTATGAAGAAACACGGACAATAAGGATTGAATTCTAAACCACATGGTCATAGAAGCTCTAATAACATGTCATGAACCAATAATCCCCAAAGCTTAAGCTGTTGGATAAAGGCACATAATGGTTTTATGAGAAATGCTTGCAACATACTTTCAAACACTGTTTTAAACACTCTTTATTACTGActgaaatgattgaaaatcacaaaattttgtAGGTATCACTTCTTATTCAATGAACCTACCTTACAATTTTGCAgtttcaaattaaacttatcCAATATTAAAGTGTGTGCGAGAAGGATTGCATTAGAGAGTGTGATGCCGGCCTTCCTCATGGTTTTATATCTAACAAATACAGCCTTATATGAACGCACCAAATTGCTTATCATACATTTTCATACAACTACTCAAACATCtcaaattagaaatattaatatcaaTAGAACATCTGAACATGCTGGGTTATGATATGAACTTCCCATAAACCTAACAACCCATATTCCAATTACCCTAATTCA contains:
- the LOC114418691 gene encoding uncharacterized protein LOC114418691 — encoded protein: MPLIHTTPPLHYAISTLINAPSSSSSTLSAATFGSNFLRKIHNPIFRFSTARNRSRAAVVRAKAGTDYYSTLNVGPNATLQEIKASYRKLARKYHPDMNKSPGAEDKFKEISAAYEVLSDDEKRSLYDRFGESGLQGDNGGSTGAPGVDPFDLFDTFFGRSDGVFGVGDEGSFNFNFRNKRNHVHDIRYDLHLSFEESIFGGQREIEVSCFQTCNMCDGTGAKSKNCIKQCTNCGGRGGEMKTQRTPFGMMSQVSTCSKCGGLGKIITDQCRRCDGSGQVQSKQTMEVEIPPGVNDGDTMQIQGQGNFDKKRQITGDLYVVLHVDEKQGIWREGLHLYSKISIDFTDAILGSVKKVDTVEGLRDLQIPSGIQPGDSVKLSCLGVPDINKPSVRGDHYFIVNVLIPKDISGTERVLVEQLASLRASSKRDSLSSNDNGIPKGKFNEFIKRDPKGDASRKGIKNVGSLWGSIKNFLRGGQSEERFASISMDTKVFLWRSGHQNPVPDYFFVVFIITWIFASIAKSKH